The following nucleotide sequence is from Bacteroidota bacterium.
AAATATTTGACCTAAAACAAGGTACTTATCACTTCCACGGCAAAGTGACCGATAGTAAAGAAAGATTCTTATTACATGTAAATCACACAGCCACTTTAGTTGAAAATGAAAATACAAGCACCGAAATAAATGAAAATAATATGAGAAGTATTAATGTTTTTTCAACCCATCGAACACTATTCATCGATACAAGAAGTGCAGAAACCAACTTAGCAACTATCAAAGTTTATAATATGCTTGGTG
It contains:
- a CDS encoding T9SS type A sorting domain-containing protein, translating into IFDLKQGTYHFHGKVTDSKERFLLHVNHTATLVENENTSTEINENNMRSINVFSTHRTLFIDTRSAETNLATIKVYNMLGEQVSQKQIQNQDIHSFSMDCSAGYYFVEISTIVGNEVFKVFIN